TCCGATCTAACCCAGGTTAATCTGGtcaactcgactcagtcagatcGACTGAATCAAACAAATGATTAAGTCGTCAGCTAACCTGATTGGGATAACTAACAGACCACAGTTCAAGGTGTAGAAGTTCATTACCATTGATATAACTTCCAAAAGACCAAATCTAGCAGAACTCTTAGTTCTAACATTCACTAGATGTAACTGAAATCTTAATTACATATCTATTTCATTGCAGAGTATCATCATTTATATCTTCGTCTTATCCTACTTGAACCCCTAGTTGGCAATTCGGCGCATTATTCGCGAATGATTAGCAAACTTTTACGAACCAGTCGTTCCCGAATAATACGGCAGGTAGATTCGTCGGGGCAAGTCGAGTTGATTCGTCGGGGCAAGTCGAGTTGACTCAGCTGGATCATCATTGATTCATCCGAtttaatattttttctaaaagtttttcaaaaacgtaggtGGTGGGAGTCGAAACCATGATCTGCAACATGATTGTAAAGGGTCCAACCACTGGGCCAGGCGCTCATTGGTGATAGATAACTCGATATATACTATATATTCGTAATTTGGTTCATTTCAGGTTACAAAACCATTATATAATGGATCTAAAAGGtggtttatattattttatatacGCCGAATTTGATATCCCGAATCCATATCTCTAAAACAAATTATACACGTGCACTTTTGACCGAATTCGACTTTTACAAATTCGAATCCGAATAATACACGtatgtttgccgttccgtacgtattccgaatcccgaattgctaactaagcTTGAACCAATCCACATAATTCTCAACTATAAGGCTATTCTTATTACTAAAGTTCACTTGCACCTCCAGATCCTCACAATTGCAGCTAAGCTATGAAATTCCTCAACCCAGTTCAATCTTTTTTTTAGCTTACCCATCCATCACTTGTGTCCTTCATATTCACAGACAACACCCATGTAACTATTCTTAACCTTTTCAATACCGTCAGGGAAAATAACctcatcttcattacaatccaTAACAAACCATACGGTTCATCCACATCTCCATTACTACTTCCACATCCAACTCCATTTCTGCAATACCAACTACAATTCACCAATTATAATCATCTTCATCTCTTGGAATTTAACCTAGAACCCTAACATcgcaatttcatcaccatctcctaAATTCTGTAACTCATTAGACCAACACCACCTGCAGTCCTAAACTACAAATGCAACAATTCTCTGAATTCAACCTACAATCATCAACCCCATTGAAACAACAGCAGACCCATCTTCATATCATGTAACCTTAATTCGATTCACTTCTGAATCACCTCAATATAATTAATCTTCTTCGTCTACAGATTCCAACTCAAACCACCTAATTCGcatgaaccctaatttctaattgaTTTAGGGAAGAACAGGGGAAAAACCTAATTCTCtatgaaactaaaattaaatccTTTACATCAAACAAATTTCAATTAGACACAAACCCATCACTAATCTATCATCACAAAGTAATTTCATAAATAaacatcaatcaattagaaaccctaaattacctgGTTCTGTGATTCTTCATAAGAACATCTTTCCAGCATCAATACAACCTCAACCCATTTCATTTCTCATCTATCATCAACTCAAAATAATCATCAATTCTTCACAAACCCAAACTCAAAACCAGGAACCTTGGTTTTATCTTCTTTGATTCAACCCTAACTGCTCTACTTCAAAACCAACGATCCTACTATATTTTACATCATATATTAGCATCCACATATGATTTCATCAATCAATTCTTACTCAAACTTTCACAAAAATTCGAGATGATGAAGaatagaagagaagaagaagaggaaagaagaaagagaaatgaaGAAATGAAAGTTTATTCTCTCAACAAGGTAGATAAGGCCGACCAGAAATACGAAAGGCACCCGAAAAACAGATAAAGGCAGCCAGGCGGTTTGAAGCAAAAAGACAATTTTAGCCTTTACTCAAATTAACTGATATCTTCTTATTCGAGATGTCCACTACCATAACTTTTTGATACCTATtcaatggtactagtttcgtatctagatggttgttatattaatttctattaattaaagttcatctctaattaatcgagtcattaacggcttagtcgtctcttgactggtctaatagcgttaacgagcttgagggtccttacaaaaaACTATATGATAGAGGAGAAGGCGTGTCTTTaatcttgagggtccttacaaaaattgagacaatttttttaggattttccTATTTGTTTTCTCGTCAAACAAATGgtatatatataatatttggaCTTGGTATCTCGTCTCAAATATATTTTATAAAGAGACGATCTATTTCGGCAAATCAGAATAAGGATGATATTGATTGCGATGACATCAATAAGGACACATTACTTCCTTTTTATGGAAGCCTCCTACATCAATAatgaaaatgacaaagaaacaaaatatCAACTAACAAGATAGTTTGAAACCATTGTAAATATGTTAATTTCTTCAACGAGTTGTAAACTATCCGTaaaattttttattttcgtttCTGAAATATGTAAATTTTGTGAAGGTTGTTTTCTTCGTTTTCACATATAATTGATCAACTGCAAAACTTAGTATAAATGAAATTCTAAGGTGATAGcttttccattaaaaaaaaagatgtttatgattctaTCAAAAGTATGCAGCTCGggttataaattttgaaaaatatactttcaaaaaaaatcaaaaagacaaATATGTGACTACTAATGAATGCATAGAGATTGTATTATGCATTTGTTAAATTGATTGACTTTCGCAAACCCAATTAATAATAGTAAGATTTATTAATTAATAAAGAAATCTTAATatccaacaaagttcaaaaaatgCATGCATAAAACTCATATATTTTGTACCtgtttttgcttttgttttaaATGCGAAAATCTAGTAAAATCTTTACTTTAATATTATCTCATATAAATTTATCTTCTCCTCCACCCATGTCAAACATTTTTTGTATGTATTAGTATTGTTGGTTTCCTCGAAGAATCCTCAAACTTATCATGTCTAAATTTATCGTATCAGTCAGTCAGCCTCTCGTTCTAGCGATACTCATTTTCATAATTTTAACTCCAAAAGAATTAGTTGATGGAAGGACGATTTCTAATGTCGTGACCCAAGCAATAATCAAAACTATTAAGGTGAATCCTTGTCTATATTTGTTTATAAATAATCTCATGCTTCCAACGTATATTAACATATTTATGGTGTAGGTTAATAAAGATGAGATTATCGATTGTTACGATATCTACAAGCAACCTTCTCTTAACCATCCTTCTCTTCGTAATCATACAATACAGGTTTAATATATGTAAATAATTTCtccttatattatatatatagcaATATGCTTTTATTTAGAAGATAATGACTTTGTTGTGATTGATATATGTGAAACAGATAAGGCCAAGTATGTACCCAAAGAATATAAAGTCAGGTAATTTCGGGACGCTTCAACTAGCACAAACTTGGCATAAATATGGAATATGTCCACATGAAACTATTCCTATACGAAGGGATATGAGAAAACATTATCGTTCAATACCTTTGCATAAACATCTCCGTCCAAAATACTCTCTTACTAAGACACCTAATACGTTTCAACCAAATGTAAATACTGCTGGCCATGAGGTATATTTTTAcgccattatattttttttatgaaaagttTTTGGAATTTTTGTTGCTAGTATATAGTGGTTAACTTTTAAAATTTTGTGTTTATATGTACTTAAATACTCCTATAGTACGCGGTAATTAAGGTACGCGGCAATTTTCTAGGAGCAAACGCAAAAATAAATCTTTGGAATCCGGTTGTAGAAAAACAGTatgagatgagtttatctcaaATCTGGGTTTCAGCCGGTGACAATGATGATCTCAATACTATTGAAGTTGGATGGCAAGTAAGTTATCAATCTAAAGTTATGTTTTTAAAATTCAAACTTGAACTtattatgatttttctttttaattaggTATACCAACCCAGATACGGTGATTACCAGACCAGGTTCTTCGTAATTTGGACTGTAAGTGTGGTATCACTCTTTGAATTACCATTTCTTTTTTCACTTTCGATATTATATCATTATCAAAATATATTTACTTACTACATTAGGAGGAATATTTTTTATGATTTATTGCCGCTTT
This DNA window, taken from Papaver somniferum cultivar HN1 chromosome 3, ASM357369v1, whole genome shotgun sequence, encodes the following:
- the LOC113361762 gene encoding uncharacterized protein LOC113361762; translation: MSKFIVSVSQPLVLAILIFIILTPKELVDGRTISNVVTQAIIKTIKVNKDEIIDCYDIYKQPSLNHPSLRNHTIQIRPSMYPKNIKSGNFGTLQLAQTWHKYGICPHETIPIRRDMRKHYRSIPLHKHLRPKYSLTKTPNTFQPNVNTAGHEYAVIKVRGNFLGANAKINLWNPVVEKQYEMSLSQIWVSAGDNDDLNTIEVGWQVYQPRYGDYQTRFFVIWTTDDYKHGCTNIECPGFVHTSSDIALGCNFTEMSILNGDQKDAAFGVHKDQNSGNWWVSVQGIPVGYYPSSLFTQLSKKAVDIEFGGEIYGERFEGRHTSTQMGSGHFPSEGGFGISGFFNHVQVINENNEAEDPENVETYVSSPNCYDLKIDKKRINGYGFYYGGPGYNDNCQE